From Syngnathus typhle isolate RoL2023-S1 ecotype Sweden linkage group LG13, RoL_Styp_1.0, whole genome shotgun sequence, a single genomic window includes:
- the LOC133165573 gene encoding polyamine-transporting ATPase 13A3-like isoform X1, protein MKSSEGKLINQGVAYEMEVFGYRPCLWKMILVGVGAVCSGGLLLLLLYWLPQWGVKATYTKSSLREAQILLLRTTDKFKQWTCVKVHVMMAAGKTPFDNFNQQSTNHPLNGDDHQGPKTEHEEQIRKLIPRESVKYMKPTTLLTAPLSSVHYFTHNSIKYYWNEGTQNFEPFNGLEDIKVSCAAIHRDHSSGLPKTQQHYRALFFGKNEIDVRVPSLLKIFVKEVLNPFYVFQLFALILWSTQDSYDYAAAMALIFLFAIALSLYTIRKQHVRLHDMVVEHSMVRVSVCRGKKGTLSDQEVESEMHTVHAQIFMCILSHTHKYVHCIF, encoded by the exons atgaAAAGCAGCGAAGGGAAACTCATCAATCAGGGTGTGGCTTATGAGATG GAGGTGTTTGGGTACCGGCCCTGCCTGTGGAAGATGATCCTGGTGGGTGTCGGTGCAGTTTGCTCTGGTGgtctcctcctgctgctgctctaCTGGCTGCCCCAATGGGGCGTCAAAGCGACCTACACAAAGTCCTCACTGAGGGAGGCACAAATACTTCTGCTCAGGACTACG GACAAATTCAAACAGTGGACTTGTGTCAAAGTACATGTGATGATGGCGGCAGGGAAGACCCCCTTTGATAATTTCAATCAGCAGTCAACAAATCACCCGCTGAATGGAGATGACCATCAAGGTCCCAAGACTGAACATGAGGAACAAATACGGAAGCTCATCCCTCGCGAGTCTGTCAAG TATATGAAGCCAACTACATTACTGACGGCCCCCCTCTCTTCAGTCCACTACTTTACCCACAACAGCATCAAATACTACTGGAATGAAGGGACACAGAACTTTGAACCATTTAA TGGTTTAGAGGACATCAAGGTGAGCTGTGCAGCTATACACAGGGACCACAGCTCTGGACTCCcgaaaacacaacagcactacAG AGCTTTGTTTTTCGGCAAGAACGAGATTGACGTACGCGTGCCATCTTTGTTAAAAATCTTTGTGAAAGAG GTTCTGAATCCATTTTACGTCTTCCAGCTCTTTGCTCTTATTCTGTGGTCCACTCAAGACTCCTACGATTATGCTGCGGCCATggcattaatttttttatttgcaatcGCCTTATCTCTGTACACCATTCGAAAG CAACACGTGAGGCTGCATGACATGGTGGTGGAACACAGCATGGTGAGAGTGTCTGTGTGCAGAGGAAAAAAAGGCACGCTTTCTGATCAGGAAGTGGAATCTGAAATGCATACAGTACACGCACAAATATTCATGTGCATACTCTCCCACACCCATAAATATGTGCACTGCATATTTTAA
- the fbxo36b gene encoding F-box only protein 36b, protein MTPSSSTLTLLLCISLNTVATVTQQTVMASLLTDPLFETSGRGPSTNKNYYNCVVTKNDVIWRWWMISPRAVYRLSKPGQLIMSHEDFLDDSRLQNELRTIFGYGALQYAKAICQGHFDYLARLPDSLLLRIVNYLELEDVGQLGRTCRRFRQLCASEEFWEQAVRRCCKTLSPGVPALAREVGWRDIFFTNKLQLQKLINRRRLRAEEEEAMLTAEKRSETSCPELKPVPVVEQTMEGSGN, encoded by the exons ATGACTCCTTCCTCCTCTACGCTAACACTGTTACTGTGCATTTCATTGAACACGGTTGCTACGGTAACGCAACAAACTGTCATGGCGTCCCTGTTGACAGACCCGCTGTTTGAAACCTCTGGACGTGGTCcctcaacaaataaaaactacTATAACTGTGTTGTTACCAAGAACGAC GTGATTTGGAGATGGTGGATGATATCTCCCCGAGCTGTATACAGACTTTCAAAGCCCGGCCAACTGATCATGTCACATGAAGACTTCCTGGATGACAGCAGACTACAAA ATGAGCTCCGCACAATTTTTGGCTATGGTGCTTTGCAGTACGCCAAGGCTATATGCCAGGGCCATTTTGATTACCTTGCACGTCTCCCTGACTCCTTACTCCTGCGGATCGTCAACTATCTGGAGTTAGAGGATGTGGGTCAACTTGGACGAACTTGCCGCAGGTTTAGGCAG TTATGTGCCTCAGAGGAGTTCTGGGAGCAGGCAGTTCGGAGGTGCTGCAAAACACTTTCTCCCGGGGTTCCTGCCCTAGCGCGAGAAGTGGGTTGGCGGGACATCTTCTTCACCAACAAGCTACAATTGCAGAAGCTCATCAACCGCCGGCGGCTGAGAGCCGAAGAGGAGGAGGCCATGCTGACCGCCGAGAAGAGGTCAGAGACATCTTGTCCCGAGCTAAAACCAGTCCCTGTGGTGGAACAAACAATGGAAGGATCAGGGAACTAA
- the grk7a gene encoding rhodopsin kinase grk7a: MCDMGGLDNLVANTAYLKAQGGDDKEMKKRRRSLSLPKPEECAAVRTSIDKDFTSLCEQQPIGKTFFRQFLASNAQYKLAADFLDEFYDWDLAEGAVKDKSRQDIIKKYCKADSKDFLAFLTGEAAEKCKAVTDANFEEVMKSKVQEGVREYLKGKPFTDYQASPSFDKFLQWKEYEKQPISDKYFYEFRTLGKGGFGEVCAVQVKNTGQMYACKKLCKKRLKKKGGEKMALLEKKILEKVNSLFLVNLGYAYDTKTHLCLVMTLMNGGDLKYHIYNIGYDGKGVDKGIEMKRIIHYTAQITTGILHLHAMNIIYRDMKPENVLLDSVGQCRLSDLGLAIELAPDKTVTQMAGTGAYMAPELLKKTPYRTSVDWWALGCSIYEMVAGYTPFKGPDSKKEKVEKEEVQRRILNEEPKWEHRCFDATTKDIIQLFLKKNIDERLGMKDNMADPRKHPWFKTINFPRLEAGLVAPPWTPKPNVVYAKDTGDIAEFSEIKGIQFDANDEKFFNEFNSGAVPIQWQQEMIETGLFDELNDPNRKEGGGDGDDEKKSGTCILL, from the exons ATGTGTGACATGGGGGGACTGGATAACCTGGTGGCCAACACGGCCTACCTCAAAGCCCAGGGTGGTGATGACAAGGAGATGAAAAAGCGCCGTCGGAGCTTGTCTCTGCCAAAGCCGGAGGAATGTGCTGCAGTGCGAACCTCCATCGATAAGGACTTTACGTCGCTGTGTGAACAACAGCCTATTGGCAAAACGTTTTTCCGTCAGTTCCTGGCAAGCAATGCCCAGTATAAGCTCGCCGCTGATTTCTTAGACGAGTTTTACGATTGGGATCTGGCTGAAGGTGCAGTCAAAGACAAGTCACGtcaggacatcatcaaaaagtaTTGCAAAGCTGATTCTAAAGACTTCTTGGCCTTTCTCACTGGGGAGGCTGCCGAAAAATGCAAGGCAGTGACAGATGCTAACTTCGAAGAGGTGATGAAATCCAAAGTCCAGGAAGGTGTGAGAGAGTATTTGAAGGGAAAACCCTTTACAGATTACCAGGCCAGTCCATCCTTTGATAAATTCCTCCAGTGGAAGGAGTATGAGAAGCAGCCCATCAGCGACAAGTACTTCTATGAGTTCAGGACTCTGGGAAAAGGTGGCTTTGGAGAG GTCTGTGCCGTACAAGTGAAAAACACTGGCCAGATGTACGCTTGCAAGAAGTTGTGTAAAAAGCGACTGAAGAAGAAGGGCGGTGAGAAGATGGCCCTTTTGGAGAAAAAGATTTTGGAGAAGGTCAACAGTCTCTTTCTGGTCAACTTGGGCTACGCTTATGACACCAAGACCCACCTGTGCCTTGTCATGACCTTGATGAATGGAGGAGACCTCAAGTACCACATCTACAATATTGGCTATGACGGCAAGGGCGTGGACAAGGGCATTGAGATGAAGCGGATCATTCACTACACGGCCCAGATCACCACCGGTATTCTTCACCTGCATGCCATGAATATCATTTATCGTGACATGAAGCCTGAGAACGTGTTGCTGGACAGCGTCGGCCAGTGTCGACTTTCAGATTTGGGTCTGGCCATAGAGCTCGCCCCGGACAAAACTGTCACTCAAATG GCTGGTACTGGAGCATACATGGCACCAGAGCTTCTGAAAAAAACTCCATACAGAACATCAGTGGACTGGTGGGCGCTGGGTTGCAGCATTTACGAGATGGTGGCCGGCTACACGCCTTTCAAAGGGCCCGATAGTAAAAAGGAGAAGGTGGAGAAGGAGGAGGTGCAACGCCGTATTCTCAACGAGGAACCCAAGTGGGAGCATAGGTGTTTTGATGCTACCACAAAGGACATCATCCAGCTGTTCCTCAAGAAGAATATAGATGAGCGTCTCGGCATGAA GGACAACATGGCAGATCCCAGGAAGCATCCGTGGTTCAAGACCATAAACTTTCCCCGTCTGGAGGCCGGCCTGGTGGCTCCTCCGTGGACACCCAAGCCCAACGTGGTCTACGCCAAGGACACGGGCGACATCGCCGAGTTCTCCGAAATCAAAGGCATCCAGTTTGATGCCAACGATGAAAAATTCTTCAATGAGTTCAACTCAGGCGCCGTGCCAATCCAGTGGCAGCAGGAAATGATCGAAACGGGACTGTTCGACGAGCTCAACGATCCCAACAGGAAAGAAGGCGGCGGAGATGGGGATGACGAAAAGAAGTCCGGTACTTGTATATTGCTCTAA
- the LOC133165573 gene encoding polyamine-transporting ATPase 13A3-like isoform X2, producing the protein MKSSEGKLINQGVAYEMEVFGYRPCLWKMILVGVGAVCSGGLLLLLLYWLPQWGVKATYTKSSLREAQILLLRTTDKFKQWTCVKVHVMMAAGKTPFDNFNQQSTNHPLNGDDHQGPKTEHEEQIRKLIPRESVKYMKPTTLLTAPLSSVHYFTHNSIKYYWNEGTQNFEPFNGLEDIKVSCAAIHRDHSSGLPKTQQHYRF; encoded by the exons atgaAAAGCAGCGAAGGGAAACTCATCAATCAGGGTGTGGCTTATGAGATG GAGGTGTTTGGGTACCGGCCCTGCCTGTGGAAGATGATCCTGGTGGGTGTCGGTGCAGTTTGCTCTGGTGgtctcctcctgctgctgctctaCTGGCTGCCCCAATGGGGCGTCAAAGCGACCTACACAAAGTCCTCACTGAGGGAGGCACAAATACTTCTGCTCAGGACTACG GACAAATTCAAACAGTGGACTTGTGTCAAAGTACATGTGATGATGGCGGCAGGGAAGACCCCCTTTGATAATTTCAATCAGCAGTCAACAAATCACCCGCTGAATGGAGATGACCATCAAGGTCCCAAGACTGAACATGAGGAACAAATACGGAAGCTCATCCCTCGCGAGTCTGTCAAG TATATGAAGCCAACTACATTACTGACGGCCCCCCTCTCTTCAGTCCACTACTTTACCCACAACAGCATCAAATACTACTGGAATGAAGGGACACAGAACTTTGAACCATTTAA TGGTTTAGAGGACATCAAGGTGAGCTGTGCAGCTATACACAGGGACCACAGCTCTGGACTCCcgaaaacacaacagcactacAG GTTCTGA
- the gk5 gene encoding putative glycerol kinase 5 — MNDSQLPPMGTPRNGIKKGRFILSVDVGTTSIRCHVYDKKAQIRGSCSTEVVPLYPEEGHVELDPDELWKGFIFVVKGAVKDAGVQMHQMEAMGISTQRATFTTWDRRTGTPFHNFISWQDQRAAELVTSWNRSCTLKAIHGVMKVLHFVTRQKRSLAASLIVFSTQHVTFRLVWTLKHYKQVAQAVAEGNCCFGTIDTWLLFKLTNGVIHATDYSNASATGIFDSYQMCWSQMLCSLVSLPLSIFPKVENTGHEFGCTDPSIFGLPIPIMSVMADQQAAMFGECCYNVGDVKITMGTGTFMDINTGSTPHTSVNGLYPLVGWKIGPEVVYLAEGNAADTGTAIKWAQALDLFSDVEHTSPMAYSVSDANGVCFVPSFSGLQAPLNDPKACASFMGLKPSTTKCHLVRAILESIAFRNKQLYETMLRETNIPITKIRVDGGVSSNDFIMQLTADLFGRKLQRCRNHEMSCLGAAFVAGLSVGYWKSCEELTKLHCAGDIFCPKRMSGDCASSGYDLQRWERALQRSMYWYKQP, encoded by the exons ATGAACGATAGTCAGTTGCCTCCAATGGGGACTCCAAGGAATGGGATCAAGAAGGGACGATTTATTTTGTCTGTGGACGTGGGTACGACTTCGATCAGATGTCACGTGTatgacaagaaggcacaaattcGTGGCTCGTGCTCTACAGAG GTGGTCCCGTTATATCCAGAGGAAGGGCATGTGGAACTTGACCCGGATGAACTGTGGAAAGGCTTCATCTTTGTGGTGAAGGGGGCTGTGAAAG ATGCCGGAGTCCAAATGCATCAAATGGAAGCTATGGGCATCTCTACCCAGCGAGCTACCTTTACAACGTGGGACAG GAGAACTGGCACTCCTTTCCATAATTTCATCAGCTGGCAGGACCAGAGAGCAGCGGAGTTGGTAACATCCTGGAACAGATCATGCACCTTGAAA GCGATCCATGGTGTAATGAAAGTTCTGCACTTCGTGACCAGGCAGAAGCGCTCACTTGCAGCGAGTCTGATTGTCTTCTCCACTCAGCATGTCACTTTCCGCCTTGTTTGGACCCTCAAACACTACAAACAG GTTGCTCAGGCTGTGGCCGAAGGCAACTGCTGCTTTGGAACAATCGACACCTGGCTCTTGTTTAAGCTCACAAACG GAGTGATTCATGCCACTGACTACTCAAATGCAAGTGCAACGGGGATTTTCGACTCCTATCAG ATGTGTTGGAGTCAGATGCTTTGCTCTCTGGTCTCCCTGCCGCTCTCTATTTTTCCCAAAGTAGAAAATACAGG ACATGAATTTGGTTGCACTGACCCGTCCATCTTTGGTTTGCCCATTCCCATCATGTCAGTG ATGGCGGATCAACAGGCTGCCATGTTTGGGGAGTGCTGTTACAATGTGGGTGATGTGAAGATCACCATGGGAACAGGTACCTTCATGGACATCAACACTGGCAGCACACCTCACACATCCGTAAATG GTCTCTATCCGCTGGTGGGTTGGAAGATTGGCCCAGAAGTAGTGTATCTGGCTGAGGGTAATGCAGCAGATACTGGCACCGCCATCAAATGGGCTCAGGCACTTG ATCTCTTCTCAGATGTGGAGCATACCAGCCCCATGGCGTACAGTGTGAGCGACGCCAATGGGGTGTGTTTCGTCCCGTCTTTCAGTGGGCTGCAG GCTCCCCTGAACGACCCAAAAGCCTGCGCTTCCTTCATGGGCCTCAAACCTTCTACCACGAAATGCCACCTGGTCCGTGCCATTCTGGAGTCCATTGCCTTCag AAACAAGCAGCTCTATGAGACGATGCTTAGAGAAACCAACATTCCCATTACAAAGATCAG GGTGGACGGCGGGGTTTCCTCTAATGATTTCATCATGCAGCTCACTGCAGACCTGTTTGGTAGAAAGCTACAACGATGCCGGAACCATGAAATGTCCTGCTTGGGGGCTGCCTTTGTTGCCGGACTTTCTGTGG GCTATTGGAAATCGTGTGAGGAGCTGACCAAGCTGCACTGCGCAGGTGACATATTTTGCCCTAAAAGAATGTCCGGTGACTGTGCTAGTTCCGGGTACGATCTCCAGAGATGGGAAAGGGCTCTACAACGCTCTATGTATTGGTACAAGCAACCATGA
- the atp1b3a gene encoding sodium/potassium-transporting ATPase subunit beta-3a, with the protein MASTEDKQANKAGESSWKDSFYNPRTGEVLGRTAGSWALILLFYLVFYCFLAGMFALTMWVMLLTLDDNVPRYRDRVPFPGLVVLPNSLDIIFNKSDSTNYDTYVKSLETFLQNSYDDTEQEKNIDCPEGEYFLQDDEEEKKVCRFKRGYLSLCSGLSDVNFGYSEGRPCVLLKLNRIIGLKPIGDPYVNCTIKKEQPVQMQYFPRKGRIDKMYFPYYGKKAHVNYVQPLVAVKLLLTKEDYNKELSVECRVEGSNLRNNDERDKFLGRVTFRIKVIE; encoded by the exons ATGGCGAGTACGGAGGATAAACAGGCCAACAAGGCGGGCGAGTCCAGCTGGAAGGACTCCTTCTACAACCCGAGGACCGGCGAGGTTCTGGGGCGCACAGCAGGCAGCTGGG CCCTCATCTTGTTGTTCTACTTGGTCTTCTACTGCTTCCTGGCTGGTATGTTTGCTCTGACCATGTGGGTGATGCTGCTCACTCTGGATGACAATGTGCCCAGGTACAGAGATCGCGTTCCTTTCCCAG GTTTGGTCGTCCTTCCAAACTCTCTTGACATCATTTTCAACAAATCCGATTCCACCAACTATGACACATATGTGAAAAGCCTGGAGACCTTCCTGCAAA ATAGTTATGATGACACTGAACAGGAGAAGAATATAGACTGCCCTGAAGGAGAGTATTTCCTGCAAGATGACGAAGAGGAGAAGAAAGTGTGTCGCTTCAAGAGAGGCTACCTGAGTCTGTGCTCCGGCCTGTCCGACGTCAACTTTGGTTACTCTGAGGGGAGACCATGCGTGCTCCTGAAACTCAACAGg ATCATTGGCCTGAAGCCTATCGGAGATCCTTACGTCAACTGCACCATCAAA AAAGAGCAACCAGTCCAGATGCAGTACTTCCCTCGAAAGGGACGTATCGACAAGATGTACTTCCCCTACTATGGCAAGAAAGCCCAT GTGAATTATGTTCAACCGCTGGTTGCTGTTAAACTGCTGCTCACCAAGGAGGACTACAACAAGGAGCTGTCGGTGGAGTGCCGGGTAGAGGGCTCTAACCTGCGCAATAACGACGAGAGGGATAAGTTCCTGGGTCGTGTCACTTTCAGGATCAAGGTGATTGAGTAA
- the LOC133165543 gene encoding nucleolin-like — MAKGTTTKKTPSKVLKNDVDVTAITKKQKRKAESTGETSLPKKTKVINDGYCVFVGNLNTSKTFEEVTASLEKFFMTQSLIVQDIRLAKSRKHAFMDLASNMDVTKALSLDGEVILGQPLTIDKAKVKTVEPAKKKAKAPKLDQKAKDSRCLFLKNVPYNATKKDIKEVFPKAIDIRFPDQADSPDKGIAFLEFKNEAIASKIRTRKKGAMIQERVLIIDPVGVVSSIKKKNANPKSSHEVEISPSTKLFVSNLPFNVTEKNIKHIFKKALTITMPKNGDKANGYAFVEFATVADAEKAMNATKKVKIQKRLIKVQFHEKREKTEIGEVESKKLFVSKLSDKTTTEILQEAFQGCLNAKVATDRVTRKSKRFGFVEYENEETCAAAKKAMEDSEINGTKVSVCYARSKSNKVGGAPADGE, encoded by the exons ATGGCAAAG GGTACAACAACTAAAAAGACACCAAGTAAAGTTCTGAAGAATGACGTAGATGTCACCGCTATCACAA AAAAACAGAAACGCAAAGCGGAATCTACTGGTGAAACGTCATTGCCCAAGAAAACTAAAGTCATCAATGATG GTTATTGCGTTTTTGTTGGAAACTTAAACACCTCCAAAACCTTTGAAGAAGTAACTGCCTCGTTGGAAAAGTTCTTTATGACACAAAGTCTCATAGTACAAGACATCAGATTAGCTAAATCCAG AAAACATGCATTTATGGATTTGGCCTCAAATATGGATGTGACTAAAGCCTTGTCACTGGATGGGGAAGTAATTCTTGGTCAGCCACTGACTATTGATAAAGCAAAGGTCAAAACAGTGGAGCCTGCGAAAAAGAAGGCGAAGGCTCCTAAACTGGACCAGAAAG CTAAAGATTCtagatgtttgtttttgaagAATGTCCCATATAACGCAACAAAGAAAGATATCAAGGAGGTTTTCCCGAAAGCAATTGACATCAGGTTCCCTGATCAGGCTGACAGCCCAGACAAagg TATCGCCTTTTTGGAGTTTAAAAATGAAGCTATTGCTAGTAAAATAAGGACGAGGAAAAAGGGAGCCATGATCCAAGAACGGGTTCTCATCATTGACCCAGTCGGAGTTGTCAGcagcattaaaaagaaaaatgccaaCCCCAAATCATCCCATGAAG ttgaaaTTTCTCCAAGTACCAAACTTTTTGTGAGCAACCTGCCTTTCAACGTGACAGAAAAGAACATTAAACACATCTTTAAGAAAGCTCTCACCATTACTATGCCAAAGAATGGTGATAAAGCAAATGG ATAtgcctttgtggagtttgccaCAGTAGCAGATGCTGAAAAAGCCATGAATGCCACCAAAAAGGTGAAAATCCAAAAAAGGCTGATCAAAGTCCAATTCcatgaaaagagagaaaagacaGAGATTGGAGAAG tggAGTCAAAAAAACTATTCGTATCGAAACTTAGCGACAAGACAACTACAGAGATTCTTCAAGAAGCTTTTCAGGGATGTCTCAATGCAAAAGTTGCCACAGATAGAGTGACAAGAAAGTCAAAAAG GTTTGGCTTTGTGGAGTATGAAAATGAAGAAACGTGTGCAGCTGCCAAAAAGGCCATGGAGGACAGTGAGATCAATGGAACCAAAGTCAGCGTGTGTTATGCAAGATCCAAATCTAATAAGGTGGGCGGGGCACCAGCAGACGGGGAGTAA